The following are encoded in a window of Panthera leo isolate Ple1 chromosome B2, P.leo_Ple1_pat1.1, whole genome shotgun sequence genomic DNA:
- the RXRB gene encoding retinoic acid receptor RXR-beta isoform X5, whose amino-acid sequence MSWAARPPFLPQRHAAGQCGPVGVRKEMHCGVASRWRRRRPWLDPAAAAAAAAAGEQQTPEPEPGEAGRDGMGDSGRDSRSPDSSSPNPLPQGAPPPSPPGLPLPPSAAPTLGGSGAPPPPPMPPPPLGSPFPVISSSMGSPGLPPPAPPGFSGPVSSPQINSTVSLPGGGSGPPEDVKPPVLGVRGLHCPPPPGGPGAGKRLCAICGDRSSGKHYGVYSCEGCKGFFKRTIRKDLTYSCRDNKDCTVDKRQRNRCQYCRYQKCLATGMKREAVQEERQRGKDKDGDGEGAGGAPEEMPVDRILEAELAVEQKSDQGVEGPGGTGGSGSSPNDPVTNICQAADKQLFTLVEWAKRIPHFSSLPLDDQVILLRAGWNELLIASFSHRSIDVRDGILLATGLHVHRNSAHSAGVGAIFDRSLSRVLTELVSKMRDMRMDKTELGCLRAIILFNPDAKGLSNPSEVEVLREKVYASLETYCKQKYPEQQGRFAKLLLRLPALRSIGLKCLEHLFFFKLIGDTPIDTFLMEMLEAPHQLA is encoded by the exons ATGTCTTGGGCTGCTCGCCCGCCCTTCCTCCCCCAGCGGCATGCCGCAGGGCAGTGTGGGCCGGTGGGGGTGCGAAAAGAAATGCATTGTGGGGTCGCCTCCCGGTGGCGGCGGCGACGGCCCTGGCTGGatcccgcggcggcggcggcggcggcagcagccgGAGAACAACAAACCCCGGAGCCGGAGCCAGGGGAGGCTGGACGGGACGGGATGGGCGACAGCGGGCGGG ACTCCCGAAGCCCAGACAGTTCCTCCCCGAATCCCCTTCCCCAGGgggcccctcccccttctcctcctggcCTACCCCTACCCCCTTCAGCAGCCCCAACCCTTGGAGGTTccggggccccacccccacccccgatgcCACCCCCTCCACTGGGCTCCCCTTTCCCAGTCATCAGCTCTTCCATGGGGTCCCCTGGTCTGCCCCCTCCAGCTCCCCCAGGATTCTCCGGGCCTGTCAGCAGTCCCCAG ATTAACTCAACAGTGTCGCTCCCTGGGGGTGGGTCTGGCCCCCCTGAAGATGTGAAGCCACCAGTCTTAGGGGTCCGGGGCCTGCACTGTCCACCCCCTCCAGGTGGCCCTGGGGCTGGTAAACGGCTATGTGCAATCTGCGGGGACCGAAGCTCAG GCAAACACTACGGGGTTTACAGCTGTGAGGGCTGCAAAGGCTTCTTCAAGCGTACCATCCGTAAGGACCTGACCTACTCGTGCCGGGACAACAAGGACTGCACAGTGGACAAGCGCCAGCGAAACCGCTGTCAGTACTGCCGTTATCAGAAGTGCCTGGCCACTGGCATGAAGAGGGAGG cggtACAGGAGGAACGTCAGCGGGGGAAGGACAAGGacggggatggggagggggctgggggagccccCGAGGAGATGCCTGTGGACAGGATCCTGGAGGCAGAGCTTGCCGTGGAGCAGAAGAGTGACCAGGGCGTTGAGGGTCCTGGGGGAACCGGGGGTAGCGGCAGCAGC CCAAATGACCCCGTGACTAACATCTGTCAGGCAGCTGACAAACAGCTATTCACGCTTGTTGAGTGGGCGAAGAGGATCCCACACTtttcttccttgcctctggaTGACCAGGTCATATTGCTACGGGCAG GCTGGAACGAGCTCCTCATTGCTTCCTTCTCCCACCGATCCATTGATGTCCGAGATGGCATCCTCCTCGCCACAGGTCTTCATGTGCACCGCAACTCAGCCCATTCTGCAGGCGTGGGAGCCATCTTTGATCG GTCCCTCTCCAGGGTGCTGACAGAGCTAGTGTCCAAAATGCGTGACATGAGGATGGACAAGACAGAGCTTGGCTGCCTGAGGGCAATCATTCTGTTCAATCCAG ATGCCAAGGGTCTCTCCAACCCCAGTGAGGTGGAGGTTCTGAGGGAGAAAGTGTACGCATCACTGGAGACCTACTGCAAACAGAAGTACCCTGAGCAGCAGGGACG GTTTGCCAAGCTGCTGCTACGTCTTCCTGCCCTCAGGTCCATTGGCCTTAAGTGTCTAGAACATCTGTTTTTCTTCAAGCTCATTGGAGACACCCCCATTGACACCTTCCTCATGGAGATGCTTGAGGCTCCCCACCAGCTGGCCTGA
- the RXRB gene encoding retinoic acid receptor RXR-beta isoform X2: MSWAARPPFLPQRHAAGQCGPVGVRKEMHCGVASRWRRRRPWLDPAAAAAAAAAGEQQTPEPEPGEAGRDGMGDSGRDSRSPDSSSPNPLPQGAPPPSPPGLPLPPSAAPTLGGSGAPPPPPMPPPPLGSPFPVISSSMGSPGLPPPAPPGFSGPVSSPQINSTVSLPGGGSGPPEDVKPPVLGVRGLHCPPPPGGPGAGKRLCAICGDRSSGKHYGVYSCEGCKGFFKRTIRKDLTYSCRDNKDCTVDKRQRNRCQYCRYQKCLATGMKREAVQEERQRGKDKDGDGEGAGGAPEEMPVDRILEAELAVEQKSDQGVEGPGGTGGSGSSPNDPVTNICQAADKQLFTLVEWAKRIPHFSSLPLDDQVILLRAGWNELLIASFSHRSIDVRDGILLATGLHVHRNSAHSAGVGAIFDRVLTELVSKMRDMRMDKTELGCLRAIILFNPDAKGLSNPSEVEVLREKVYASLETYCKQKYPEQQGRFAKLLLRLPALRSIGLKCLEHLFFFKLIGDTPIDTFLMEMLEAPHQLA, translated from the exons ATGTCTTGGGCTGCTCGCCCGCCCTTCCTCCCCCAGCGGCATGCCGCAGGGCAGTGTGGGCCGGTGGGGGTGCGAAAAGAAATGCATTGTGGGGTCGCCTCCCGGTGGCGGCGGCGACGGCCCTGGCTGGatcccgcggcggcggcggcggcggcagcagccgGAGAACAACAAACCCCGGAGCCGGAGCCAGGGGAGGCTGGACGGGACGGGATGGGCGACAGCGGGCGGG ACTCCCGAAGCCCAGACAGTTCCTCCCCGAATCCCCTTCCCCAGGgggcccctcccccttctcctcctggcCTACCCCTACCCCCTTCAGCAGCCCCAACCCTTGGAGGTTccggggccccacccccacccccgatgcCACCCCCTCCACTGGGCTCCCCTTTCCCAGTCATCAGCTCTTCCATGGGGTCCCCTGGTCTGCCCCCTCCAGCTCCCCCAGGATTCTCCGGGCCTGTCAGCAGTCCCCAG ATTAACTCAACAGTGTCGCTCCCTGGGGGTGGGTCTGGCCCCCCTGAAGATGTGAAGCCACCAGTCTTAGGGGTCCGGGGCCTGCACTGTCCACCCCCTCCAGGTGGCCCTGGGGCTGGTAAACGGCTATGTGCAATCTGCGGGGACCGAAGCTCAG GCAAACACTACGGGGTTTACAGCTGTGAGGGCTGCAAAGGCTTCTTCAAGCGTACCATCCGTAAGGACCTGACCTACTCGTGCCGGGACAACAAGGACTGCACAGTGGACAAGCGCCAGCGAAACCGCTGTCAGTACTGCCGTTATCAGAAGTGCCTGGCCACTGGCATGAAGAGGGAGG cggtACAGGAGGAACGTCAGCGGGGGAAGGACAAGGacggggatggggagggggctgggggagccccCGAGGAGATGCCTGTGGACAGGATCCTGGAGGCAGAGCTTGCCGTGGAGCAGAAGAGTGACCAGGGCGTTGAGGGTCCTGGGGGAACCGGGGGTAGCGGCAGCAGC CCAAATGACCCCGTGACTAACATCTGTCAGGCAGCTGACAAACAGCTATTCACGCTTGTTGAGTGGGCGAAGAGGATCCCACACTtttcttccttgcctctggaTGACCAGGTCATATTGCTACGGGCAG GCTGGAACGAGCTCCTCATTGCTTCCTTCTCCCACCGATCCATTGATGTCCGAGATGGCATCCTCCTCGCCACAGGTCTTCATGTGCACCGCAACTCAGCCCATTCTGCAGGCGTGGGAGCCATCTTTGATCG GGTGCTGACAGAGCTAGTGTCCAAAATGCGTGACATGAGGATGGACAAGACAGAGCTTGGCTGCCTGAGGGCAATCATTCTGTTCAATCCAG ATGCCAAGGGTCTCTCCAACCCCAGTGAGGTGGAGGTTCTGAGGGAGAAAGTGTACGCATCACTGGAGACCTACTGCAAACAGAAGTACCCTGAGCAGCAGGGACG GTTTGCCAAGCTGCTGCTACGTCTTCCTGCCCTCAGGTCCATTGGCCTTAAGTGTCTAGAACATCTGTTTTTCTTCAAGCTCATTGGAGACACCCCCATTGACACCTTCCTCATGGAGATGCTTGAGGCTCCCCACCAGCTGGCCTGA
- the RXRB gene encoding retinoic acid receptor RXR-beta isoform X4 — protein sequence MISMTSERFSFPVSLPVTSLFPPSQINSTVSLPGGGSGPPEDVKPPVLGVRGLHCPPPPGGPGAGKRLCAICGDRSSGKHYGVYSCEGCKGFFKRTIRKDLTYSCRDNKDCTVDKRQRNRCQYCRYQKCLATGMKREAVQEERQRGKDKDGDGEGAGGAPEEMPVDRILEAELAVEQKSDQGVEGPGGTGGSGSSPNDPVTNICQAADKQLFTLVEWAKRIPHFSSLPLDDQVILLRAGWNELLIASFSHRSIDVRDGILLATGLHVHRNSAHSAGVGAIFDRSLSRVLTELVSKMRDMRMDKTELGCLRAIILFNPDAKGLSNPSEVEVLREKVYASLETYCKQKYPEQQGRFAKLLLRLPALRSIGLKCLEHLFFFKLIGDTPIDTFLMEMLEAPHQLA from the exons ATGATTTCCATGACCTCTGAGAGATTCTCCTTCCCAGTGAGTCTCCCTGTGACttccctatttcccccatcccagATTAACTCAACAGTGTCGCTCCCTGGGGGTGGGTCTGGCCCCCCTGAAGATGTGAAGCCACCAGTCTTAGGGGTCCGGGGCCTGCACTGTCCACCCCCTCCAGGTGGCCCTGGGGCTGGTAAACGGCTATGTGCAATCTGCGGGGACCGAAGCTCAG GCAAACACTACGGGGTTTACAGCTGTGAGGGCTGCAAAGGCTTCTTCAAGCGTACCATCCGTAAGGACCTGACCTACTCGTGCCGGGACAACAAGGACTGCACAGTGGACAAGCGCCAGCGAAACCGCTGTCAGTACTGCCGTTATCAGAAGTGCCTGGCCACTGGCATGAAGAGGGAGG cggtACAGGAGGAACGTCAGCGGGGGAAGGACAAGGacggggatggggagggggctgggggagccccCGAGGAGATGCCTGTGGACAGGATCCTGGAGGCAGAGCTTGCCGTGGAGCAGAAGAGTGACCAGGGCGTTGAGGGTCCTGGGGGAACCGGGGGTAGCGGCAGCAGC CCAAATGACCCCGTGACTAACATCTGTCAGGCAGCTGACAAACAGCTATTCACGCTTGTTGAGTGGGCGAAGAGGATCCCACACTtttcttccttgcctctggaTGACCAGGTCATATTGCTACGGGCAG GCTGGAACGAGCTCCTCATTGCTTCCTTCTCCCACCGATCCATTGATGTCCGAGATGGCATCCTCCTCGCCACAGGTCTTCATGTGCACCGCAACTCAGCCCATTCTGCAGGCGTGGGAGCCATCTTTGATCG GTCCCTCTCCAGGGTGCTGACAGAGCTAGTGTCCAAAATGCGTGACATGAGGATGGACAAGACAGAGCTTGGCTGCCTGAGGGCAATCATTCTGTTCAATCCAG ATGCCAAGGGTCTCTCCAACCCCAGTGAGGTGGAGGTTCTGAGGGAGAAAGTGTACGCATCACTGGAGACCTACTGCAAACAGAAGTACCCTGAGCAGCAGGGACG GTTTGCCAAGCTGCTGCTACGTCTTCCTGCCCTCAGGTCCATTGGCCTTAAGTGTCTAGAACATCTGTTTTTCTTCAAGCTCATTGGAGACACCCCCATTGACACCTTCCTCATGGAGATGCTTGAGGCTCCCCACCAGCTGGCCTGA
- the RXRB gene encoding retinoic acid receptor RXR-beta isoform X1 — protein sequence MSWAARPPFLPQRHAAGQCGPVGVRKEMHCGVASRWRRRRPWLDPAAAAAAAAAGEQQTPEPEPGEAGRDGMGDSGRDSRSPDSSSPNPLPQGAPPPSPPGLPLPPSAAPTLGGSGAPPPPPMPPPPLGSPFPVISSSMGSPGLPPPAPPGFSGPVSSPQVRGRGSLTASPLSFPCFPCDPRSLCELPHGPLTFQSSNPGRPVVLVRPLALPEINSTVSLPGGGSGPPEDVKPPVLGVRGLHCPPPPGGPGAGKRLCAICGDRSSGKHYGVYSCEGCKGFFKRTIRKDLTYSCRDNKDCTVDKRQRNRCQYCRYQKCLATGMKREAVQEERQRGKDKDGDGEGAGGAPEEMPVDRILEAELAVEQKSDQGVEGPGGTGGSGSSPNDPVTNICQAADKQLFTLVEWAKRIPHFSSLPLDDQVILLRAGWNELLIASFSHRSIDVRDGILLATGLHVHRNSAHSAGVGAIFDRVLTELVSKMRDMRMDKTELGCLRAIILFNPDAKGLSNPSEVEVLREKVYASLETYCKQKYPEQQGRFAKLLLRLPALRSIGLKCLEHLFFFKLIGDTPIDTFLMEMLEAPHQLA from the exons ATGTCTTGGGCTGCTCGCCCGCCCTTCCTCCCCCAGCGGCATGCCGCAGGGCAGTGTGGGCCGGTGGGGGTGCGAAAAGAAATGCATTGTGGGGTCGCCTCCCGGTGGCGGCGGCGACGGCCCTGGCTGGatcccgcggcggcggcggcggcggcagcagccgGAGAACAACAAACCCCGGAGCCGGAGCCAGGGGAGGCTGGACGGGACGGGATGGGCGACAGCGGGCGGG ACTCCCGAAGCCCAGACAGTTCCTCCCCGAATCCCCTTCCCCAGGgggcccctcccccttctcctcctggcCTACCCCTACCCCCTTCAGCAGCCCCAACCCTTGGAGGTTccggggccccacccccacccccgatgcCACCCCCTCCACTGGGCTCCCCTTTCCCAGTCATCAGCTCTTCCATGGGGTCCCCTGGTCTGCCCCCTCCAGCTCCCCCAGGATTCTCCGGGCCTGTCAGCAGTCCCCAGGTGAGAGGTCGTGGCTCACTGACTGCCTCTCcactttcatttccttgttttccttgtGACCCCAGATCCTTGTGTGAACTTCCCCATGGCCCACTGACCTTCCAGTCCTCTAATCCTGGCAGGCCTGTGGTCCTTGTGAGACCCCTTGCCCTTCCTGAG ATTAACTCAACAGTGTCGCTCCCTGGGGGTGGGTCTGGCCCCCCTGAAGATGTGAAGCCACCAGTCTTAGGGGTCCGGGGCCTGCACTGTCCACCCCCTCCAGGTGGCCCTGGGGCTGGTAAACGGCTATGTGCAATCTGCGGGGACCGAAGCTCAG GCAAACACTACGGGGTTTACAGCTGTGAGGGCTGCAAAGGCTTCTTCAAGCGTACCATCCGTAAGGACCTGACCTACTCGTGCCGGGACAACAAGGACTGCACAGTGGACAAGCGCCAGCGAAACCGCTGTCAGTACTGCCGTTATCAGAAGTGCCTGGCCACTGGCATGAAGAGGGAGG cggtACAGGAGGAACGTCAGCGGGGGAAGGACAAGGacggggatggggagggggctgggggagccccCGAGGAGATGCCTGTGGACAGGATCCTGGAGGCAGAGCTTGCCGTGGAGCAGAAGAGTGACCAGGGCGTTGAGGGTCCTGGGGGAACCGGGGGTAGCGGCAGCAGC CCAAATGACCCCGTGACTAACATCTGTCAGGCAGCTGACAAACAGCTATTCACGCTTGTTGAGTGGGCGAAGAGGATCCCACACTtttcttccttgcctctggaTGACCAGGTCATATTGCTACGGGCAG GCTGGAACGAGCTCCTCATTGCTTCCTTCTCCCACCGATCCATTGATGTCCGAGATGGCATCCTCCTCGCCACAGGTCTTCATGTGCACCGCAACTCAGCCCATTCTGCAGGCGTGGGAGCCATCTTTGATCG GGTGCTGACAGAGCTAGTGTCCAAAATGCGTGACATGAGGATGGACAAGACAGAGCTTGGCTGCCTGAGGGCAATCATTCTGTTCAATCCAG ATGCCAAGGGTCTCTCCAACCCCAGTGAGGTGGAGGTTCTGAGGGAGAAAGTGTACGCATCACTGGAGACCTACTGCAAACAGAAGTACCCTGAGCAGCAGGGACG GTTTGCCAAGCTGCTGCTACGTCTTCCTGCCCTCAGGTCCATTGGCCTTAAGTGTCTAGAACATCTGTTTTTCTTCAAGCTCATTGGAGACACCCCCATTGACACCTTCCTCATGGAGATGCTTGAGGCTCCCCACCAGCTGGCCTGA
- the RXRB gene encoding retinoic acid receptor RXR-beta isoform X3, whose amino-acid sequence MSWAARPPFLPQRHAAGQCGPVGVRKEMHCGVASRWRRRRPWLDPAAAAAAAAAGEQQTPEPEPGEAGRDGMGDSGRDSRSPDSSSPNPLPQGAPPPSPPGLPLPPSAAPTLGGSGAPPPPPMPPPPLGSPFPVISSSMGSPGLPPPAPPGFSGPVSSPQVRGRGSLTASPLSFPCFPCDPRSLCELPHGPLTFQSSNPGRPVVLVRPLALPEINSTVSLPGGGSGPPEDVKPPVLGVRGLHCPPPPGGPGAGKRLCAICGDRSSGKHYGVYSCEGCKGFFKRTIRKDLTYSCRDNKDCTVDKRQRNRCQYCRYQKCLATGMKREAVQEERQRGKDKDGDGEGAGGAPEEMPVDRILEAELAVEQKSDQGVEGPGGTGGSGSSPNDPVTNICQAADKQLFTLVEWAKRIPHFSSLPLDDQVILLRAGWNELLIASFSHRSIDVRDGILLATGLHVHRNSAHSAGVGAIFDRSLSRVLTELVSKMRDMRMDKTELGCLRAIILFNPDAKGLSNPSEVEVLREKVYASLETYCKQKYPEQQGRFAKLLLRLPALRSIGLKCLEHLFFFKLIGDTPIDTFLMEMLEAPHQLA is encoded by the exons ATGTCTTGGGCTGCTCGCCCGCCCTTCCTCCCCCAGCGGCATGCCGCAGGGCAGTGTGGGCCGGTGGGGGTGCGAAAAGAAATGCATTGTGGGGTCGCCTCCCGGTGGCGGCGGCGACGGCCCTGGCTGGatcccgcggcggcggcggcggcggcagcagccgGAGAACAACAAACCCCGGAGCCGGAGCCAGGGGAGGCTGGACGGGACGGGATGGGCGACAGCGGGCGGG ACTCCCGAAGCCCAGACAGTTCCTCCCCGAATCCCCTTCCCCAGGgggcccctcccccttctcctcctggcCTACCCCTACCCCCTTCAGCAGCCCCAACCCTTGGAGGTTccggggccccacccccacccccgatgcCACCCCCTCCACTGGGCTCCCCTTTCCCAGTCATCAGCTCTTCCATGGGGTCCCCTGGTCTGCCCCCTCCAGCTCCCCCAGGATTCTCCGGGCCTGTCAGCAGTCCCCAGGTGAGAGGTCGTGGCTCACTGACTGCCTCTCcactttcatttccttgttttccttgtGACCCCAGATCCTTGTGTGAACTTCCCCATGGCCCACTGACCTTCCAGTCCTCTAATCCTGGCAGGCCTGTGGTCCTTGTGAGACCCCTTGCCCTTCCTGAG ATTAACTCAACAGTGTCGCTCCCTGGGGGTGGGTCTGGCCCCCCTGAAGATGTGAAGCCACCAGTCTTAGGGGTCCGGGGCCTGCACTGTCCACCCCCTCCAGGTGGCCCTGGGGCTGGTAAACGGCTATGTGCAATCTGCGGGGACCGAAGCTCAG GCAAACACTACGGGGTTTACAGCTGTGAGGGCTGCAAAGGCTTCTTCAAGCGTACCATCCGTAAGGACCTGACCTACTCGTGCCGGGACAACAAGGACTGCACAGTGGACAAGCGCCAGCGAAACCGCTGTCAGTACTGCCGTTATCAGAAGTGCCTGGCCACTGGCATGAAGAGGGAGG cggtACAGGAGGAACGTCAGCGGGGGAAGGACAAGGacggggatggggagggggctgggggagccccCGAGGAGATGCCTGTGGACAGGATCCTGGAGGCAGAGCTTGCCGTGGAGCAGAAGAGTGACCAGGGCGTTGAGGGTCCTGGGGGAACCGGGGGTAGCGGCAGCAGC CCAAATGACCCCGTGACTAACATCTGTCAGGCAGCTGACAAACAGCTATTCACGCTTGTTGAGTGGGCGAAGAGGATCCCACACTtttcttccttgcctctggaTGACCAGGTCATATTGCTACGGGCAG GCTGGAACGAGCTCCTCATTGCTTCCTTCTCCCACCGATCCATTGATGTCCGAGATGGCATCCTCCTCGCCACAGGTCTTCATGTGCACCGCAACTCAGCCCATTCTGCAGGCGTGGGAGCCATCTTTGATCG GTCCCTCTCCAGGGTGCTGACAGAGCTAGTGTCCAAAATGCGTGACATGAGGATGGACAAGACAGAGCTTGGCTGCCTGAGGGCAATCATTCTGTTCAATCCAG ATGCCAAGGGTCTCTCCAACCCCAGTGAGGTGGAGGTTCTGAGGGAGAAAGTGTACGCATCACTGGAGACCTACTGCAAACAGAAGTACCCTGAGCAGCAGGGACG GTTTGCCAAGCTGCTGCTACGTCTTCCTGCCCTCAGGTCCATTGGCCTTAAGTGTCTAGAACATCTGTTTTTCTTCAAGCTCATTGGAGACACCCCCATTGACACCTTCCTCATGGAGATGCTTGAGGCTCCCCACCAGCTGGCCTGA
- the SLC39A7 gene encoding zinc transporter SLC39A7 isoform X1, which produces MARGLGAPHWVAMGLLTWAALGLLVAGHGGHGDLHQDLHEDFHGHSHRRSQEDFHHGHSHAHGHGHTHESIWHGHTHGHEHGHSHEDLHHGHSHGQSHESLYHRGHGHDHEHSHGGYGESGAPGIKQDLDTVTLWAYALGATVLISAAPFFVLFLIPVESNSPRHRSLLQILLSFASGGLLGDAFLHLIPHALEPHSHHPLEQPGHGHSHSGQGPILSVGLWVLSGIVAFLVVEKFVRHVKGGHGHSHGHGHAHGHTQGGHGHGRQERSSKEKQSSEEEEKEAGGSRKRRGGSTGLKDGPVRPQNSEEEKKGSDLRVSGYLNLAADLAHNFTDGLAIGASFRGGRGLGILTTMTVLLHEVPHEVGDFAILVQSGCSKKQAMRLQLLTAIGALAGTACALLTEGGAVGSEVASGTGPGWVLPFTAGGFIYVATVSVLPELLREASPLQSLLEVLGLLGGVVMMVLIAHLE; this is translated from the exons ATGGCCAGGGGCCTGGGGGCTCCCCACTGGGTGGCCATGGGACTGCTGACCTGGGCGGCCTTGGGGCTGCTAGTGGCCGGACACGGGGGTCATGGCGACCTGCACCAGGACCTGCACGAAGACTTCCATGGCCACAGCCACAGGCGCTCACAAGAGGATTTTCACCATGGACACAGTCATGCCCATGGCCATGGCCACACTCACGAGAGCATCTGGCATGGGCATACCCACGGTCACGAACATGGACATTCACATGAGGATTTGCACCATGGCCATAGCCATGGCCAATCCCATGAGAGCCTCTACCACAGAGGACATGGACATGACCATGAGCACAGCCATGGAGGCTATGGGGAGTCTGGGGCTCCAGGCATCAAGCAGGACCTGGATACTGTCACTCTCTGGGCCTAT GCACTGGGAGCCACAGTGCTGATCTCCGCAGCTCCATTTTTTGTCCTCTTCCTTATCCCTGTGGAATCAAACTCCCCCCGGCACCGCTCTCTGCTCCAGATCTTGCTCAGTTTTGCTTCCGGTGGGCTCCTGGGAGATGCCTTTCTGCACCTCATTCCTCATGCCCTGG AACCTCATTCTCACCACCCTCTGGAGCAGCCTGGACATGGACACTCCCACAGTG GCCAGGGCCCCATTCTGTCTGTGGGACTGTGGGTCCTCAGTGGAATTGTTGCCTTTCTTGTGGTGGAGAAATTTGTGAGACATGTGAAAGGAGGACATGGACACAGTCACGGACATGGACACGCTCATGGTCACACACAGGGAGGTCATGGGCATGGAAGACAGG AGCGTTCTTCAAAGGAGAAACAGAgctcagaggaagaagaaaaggaagcaggtgGGTCtcggaagaggagaggagggagcacAGGGCTCAAAGATGGGCCAGTGAGACCTCAGAattctgaagaggaaaaaaaaggttcAG ATCTGCGTGTATCAGGGTACCTGAATCTGGCTGCTGACCTGGCACACAACTTCACAGATGGTCTGGCTATTGGTGCTTCATTTAGAGGAGGTCGGGGGCTAGGGATCCTGACCACAATGACTGTTCTGCTACATGAAGTGCCCCATGAAGTTGGGGACTTTGCCATCCTGGTCCAGTCTGGGTGCAGCAAAAAACAG GCGATGCGTCTGCAACTACTGACGGCAATAGGGGCACTGGCAGGCACAGCCTGTGCCCTCCTAACTGAAGGAGGGGCAGTGGGCAGTGAAGTTGCAAGTGGTACAGGTCCTGGCTGGGTTCTGCCATTCACTGCAGGTGGCTTCATCTATGTAGCAACGGTGTCCGTGTTGCCTGAGCTGTTGAGGGAGGCATCACCATTGCAGTCACTTCTGGAGGTGCTGGGGCTGCTAGGGGGAGTTGTCATGATGGTGCTGATTGCCCACCTCGAGTGA
- the SLC39A7 gene encoding zinc transporter SLC39A7 isoform X2 — MATCTRTCTKTSMATATVLISAAPFFVLFLIPVESNSPRHRSLLQILLSFASGGLLGDAFLHLIPHALEPHSHHPLEQPGHGHSHSGQGPILSVGLWVLSGIVAFLVVEKFVRHVKGGHGHSHGHGHAHGHTQGGHGHGRQERSSKEKQSSEEEEKEAGGSRKRRGGSTGLKDGPVRPQNSEEEKKGSDLRVSGYLNLAADLAHNFTDGLAIGASFRGGRGLGILTTMTVLLHEVPHEVGDFAILVQSGCSKKQAMRLQLLTAIGALAGTACALLTEGGAVGSEVASGTGPGWVLPFTAGGFIYVATVSVLPELLREASPLQSLLEVLGLLGGVVMMVLIAHLE; from the exons ATGGCGACCTGCACCAGGACCTGCACGAAGACTTCCATGGCCACAGCCACAG TGCTGATCTCCGCAGCTCCATTTTTTGTCCTCTTCCTTATCCCTGTGGAATCAAACTCCCCCCGGCACCGCTCTCTGCTCCAGATCTTGCTCAGTTTTGCTTCCGGTGGGCTCCTGGGAGATGCCTTTCTGCACCTCATTCCTCATGCCCTGG AACCTCATTCTCACCACCCTCTGGAGCAGCCTGGACATGGACACTCCCACAGTG GCCAGGGCCCCATTCTGTCTGTGGGACTGTGGGTCCTCAGTGGAATTGTTGCCTTTCTTGTGGTGGAGAAATTTGTGAGACATGTGAAAGGAGGACATGGACACAGTCACGGACATGGACACGCTCATGGTCACACACAGGGAGGTCATGGGCATGGAAGACAGG AGCGTTCTTCAAAGGAGAAACAGAgctcagaggaagaagaaaaggaagcaggtgGGTCtcggaagaggagaggagggagcacAGGGCTCAAAGATGGGCCAGTGAGACCTCAGAattctgaagaggaaaaaaaaggttcAG ATCTGCGTGTATCAGGGTACCTGAATCTGGCTGCTGACCTGGCACACAACTTCACAGATGGTCTGGCTATTGGTGCTTCATTTAGAGGAGGTCGGGGGCTAGGGATCCTGACCACAATGACTGTTCTGCTACATGAAGTGCCCCATGAAGTTGGGGACTTTGCCATCCTGGTCCAGTCTGGGTGCAGCAAAAAACAG GCGATGCGTCTGCAACTACTGACGGCAATAGGGGCACTGGCAGGCACAGCCTGTGCCCTCCTAACTGAAGGAGGGGCAGTGGGCAGTGAAGTTGCAAGTGGTACAGGTCCTGGCTGGGTTCTGCCATTCACTGCAGGTGGCTTCATCTATGTAGCAACGGTGTCCGTGTTGCCTGAGCTGTTGAGGGAGGCATCACCATTGCAGTCACTTCTGGAGGTGCTGGGGCTGCTAGGGGGAGTTGTCATGATGGTGCTGATTGCCCACCTCGAGTGA